From the Bacillus sp. FJAT-22090 genome, the window GAAGGAACAATTATGGAAAGGAGAAGAGCACTTGACTGGGTTATTACCCCTGAAAAAGAATGGGATGAAATAGATTTAAATACATAACATTGTTGTTGTACTTACGAGGGCGTTAATCCATAAAAGGATTAAGGCCCTTATTTGTTGAATACTTTAACTAAAGCAGCAGGTTAGTTGAAGAAGCAATTTTTCCTATATGGTAGAATACTTCAAAGGATAGTAGGAATGAAAGGAATGATAGTATATGTCTTCTCTCATTGCATTCTTTACAATATCTATAATAATTGTTTTTTTTGCTATGGCAAAAACAGTAAAGGATAGTCAGCGAAAAGATAAAGATATGTATAATGATAATAAAGTTATTGAATTTTGATTAATAAAAGCTAAGAGCCTTACTACATTCTACGTAGCAAGGCTCTTTAAAGTAGTTTCAAATTACTTCCATCTGTTTATATATTACTTAAAAAATGAATAATAAAGTTATTTACTTCTTATTGAACTAACGCATCTTTTCGTTTAAGAGTAACTCTTCACAATTACTTGATATTATATAGGTGAATTGAAAGATAAATTAATATTTAGTTTAGTAGTTGTAAAAGTAGATTATTTATATGATTCTCTTATAATTTTTCAAAAAGGAGAGTTTATGAAAAAGATTATTGTTTTTATATTAATGATATTTATATTATTCTCAGGATTCGCAACACAAAGTTATGCGCTATCAGATTCGAAATCTGCGGCAATACAAGCGTTGCTAGATGATGCCCGTCGTATATCAGGTGTGCCGGGAATGTCAATATCAATACTTGCTGATGATGAAGTGTTCTACTTTTCTTCAGGGTATGCAGACCGTGAAAAGGGGTTGTCTGCAAGTGAAAATACACTCTATGAGTTAGCCTCGGTCAGTAAAGCTTTTACCGGTATGGGTATTATGCTGTTGGAAGAGCAAGGGCTGCTCTCAATGACTGACCCTGTCCAAAAATATTTACCTTGGTTTACTTTAAAGTATCAAGGGAAACCTGTTGATATGCAAAGTCTTACACTAAATAACTTTCTTCACCATACCAGTGGTCTAACAAATATTAGGCATATTCAAAATATTCCACAAGGCAATACACCGGATATGTTGGAAAAGACTGTGGAAATGCTCGTAGATGCTGAATTGGCGTTCCCTCCCGGTGAACAGTATAACTATGGAACCGTTAATTATGACGTATTGGGTTTGGTTATTGAGATTGTCTCGCTACAAAGCTATGAAGATTTTATGAGGGAACAGGTATTTCAGCCGTTAGGTCTTCACCAGACGTATGTTTATAAAGAAGATGCTCAAGCCACTGGACAGTTGGCACAGGGCTACCGTTCTTCCTTTTTTATGACAACTCCATTTAAAGCTCCGGATTATGCTGGGAATAAACCAGCAGCCTACATCATTTCTAATACAAAAGATATGGCGCGTTGGATGGGCATACAGATGGGTATCGTGCAGGACAT encodes:
- a CDS encoding serine hydrolase domain-containing protein, translated to MKKIIVFILMIFILFSGFATQSYALSDSKSAAIQALLDDARRISGVPGMSISILADDEVFYFSSGYADREKGLSASENTLYELASVSKAFTGMGIMLLEEQGLLSMTDPVQKYLPWFTLKYQGKPVDMQSLTLNNFLHHTSGLTNIRHIQNIPQGNTPDMLEKTVEMLVDAELAFPPGEQYNYGTVNYDVLGLVIEIVSLQSYEDFMREQVFQPLGLHQTYVYKEDAQATGQLAQGYRSSFFMTTPFKAPDYAGNKPAAYIISNTKDMARWMGIQMGIVQDIPEIFHSVIEKSHRGDMSVSAVNDMYYAAGWSVNADQTIIEHTGGNPNFRTQVAILLNERTAICLLSNGANTNINLVLKVKDILDGNLTQSYEISGTQLLDIILSSITIILCLLALLLILLGLRRRKTNERQPMTKKRIIVTVIFLLATIAQGILCCAFDWSTILIWRTYSVLTALISSALLTASITWFVYTHR